The Methanococcus voltae PS genome segment AAAGTAACATTTGTAGCAGGACAGTACAAAGTTGTACGGGTTTCCTAAATACAATAATAAAATAATAAAATAATACTAAAATAGTAATAAAAATAAAATATTAACTACCAATTACTTATTTTTTCATTTTTTTCATTTTCATCTATTTTTTCATTTTTTCATTTAATTTATTCAAATAATGTTATTTTAGCATATTTTTAATTTTATAATACATTTTAGGTTATTATTTGTCGCAATTATGGAAAATACATTAATATATTAAAAATTACATAATATTATATCATAAATTAAATAATATAGATGTTTAAATATAACCTTAATAAACGTCAACATATAATTAATTTACGTTATGGTGACAATATGACAAAAGATTCAAAATCAAGTGGTTTAAAATACATAATTACAATACTAACTATCCTTTCGGTATTGGTTGGTGTATCCTCAGTTTCTGCAACCGAAGTATTACTTGTAAGTGACAATTACGCTGATTGTTTAACTGCAGGCACTTTGCAGGAAGTTTTAAACGATACTGTAATCGTTACAACGCCTTGGGGCGAATATGTAAACGAAACTTGGGACGCAATAGTTGCAGAAGACCCAGAGACTGTTTATATAATTGGTGGACCTGTAGCAATTCCTACAGATTATGATGATAATTTAGAAGAAAATAACATAACATATGCAAGATTAAATGGTTCAAATAGGTATGAAACCAACCAGGAAATAATTAACAGATTTATAGAAAGATTCAGAGAAGCAAACATTACAAATATCACCATAGCATACGGTGACGATGTAAATGGGAATTGTACAGGTTGGGGCTTTGTAATACTTACAAATGGAACTAACTTATCAATTGATAATGATACAGTAGATTATTTAAATATTACAAATGATACAAACATTACAATTATTGAAACACCATTTTTCAATGGTTCCACAATTGTACAAAGACTTAATAACCGTGGATTTAGTGTAAGCACTCAAGCAATGCCAGATTGGGTTTTACAAAAGAAAGTTCAAAATACAAGACAGTTATTAATTAGAAAAATGCAAAGATTAACTGTTTATGGTCAAAATATGTCTGCTGACCCTACATACCAAGCATTAGAAAATAAATTAGCAGAAGTAGATGAAAGTATCGCAAATGAGAATTATGTACAAGCATATGCTTTTGAAATCGAACTTGAAAATATGATTTCACAATACAAATTCACAAATAAAAAAAACTTTAAATACACAGGATATTCGACTGTAAATAGCAATTCAAGTAACTACACTAACCCGGGTGTTGGTTATGGGAAGACTAAAGTAAAAGTCAATAATCCAAATAAACCAGTTAAATAATAAACTAGTTAAATAAATTAGATGGATAGATACATAACATAACAAATTAAAAATATAACTCGTTAAATTCTCTTTTTTTTAATTTTTAATTGTAATATTTTAATTATCTCTGATTTAAGCATTATTCCATTTTATAAACCTAACAAACTAATAAATAATATATATCATAAAACAATATTGTATAATAATATTCTAAAACAAATAGGATAAATAAATAGGATAAATAAAAACCTATAAAATAAAATCTAGAAAATAAAATAAAAAAACAGAAAAATATTTATAAAAAATTTAAATATTCACGAGTATATAATTTACACAGGTGAAAACATGGATTTTAAAAAAGTTGCTGTTTTAGCATTGACCTTGGTATTAGTTGCGAGTTTTTCACTTTGTACAAGCAAATCTAACGATAATAACGATGTTCAATTGAAAAGTTCAGAATATCTTGTGCATTTTGGCAACCAATCGCAAATATTGACTCTAAGGTCAGATGTTTTAGATACAGTTTCAGTAGATTTAGTTAATACTTCCGATAAAGATATCAAGAATACGTATTTCAACAATTCAGCATTAGCATATATTGATTATGACCCGTCTTTGCCAAATAATGAAGGTGGAGTATCTGTTATGGACTTAAAAGTTAAGTTAATTACATTTAATAGCTATTACTACTACGATAAGAATTACAAGCCACACAATATAGCAAGTTTGATAAGTAACGAAGAGAATGATACATACATACAATTAATGATATATGGAAATGAATCAAACCCTTTAAACTTAAAATTAAACGCTACAGAATTAAATATTGTAAAAAAT includes the following:
- a CDS encoding cell wall-binding repeat-containing protein, with translation MTKDSKSSGLKYIITILTILSVLVGVSSVSATEVLLVSDNYADCLTAGTLQEVLNDTVIVTTPWGEYVNETWDAIVAEDPETVYIIGGPVAIPTDYDDNLEENNITYARLNGSNRYETNQEIINRFIERFREANITNITIAYGDDVNGNCTGWGFVILTNGTNLSIDNDTVDYLNITNDTNITIIETPFFNGSTIVQRLNNRGFSVSTQAMPDWVLQKKVQNTRQLLIRKMQRLTVYGQNMSADPTYQALENKLAEVDESIANENYVQAYAFEIELENMISQYKFTNKKNFKYTGYSTVNSNSSNYTNPGVGYGKTKVKVNNPNKPVK